GCACATGACCGGCCAGCGCAGTTGTGGTGGACTTGCCGTTGGTTCCCGTGATCGCCACCAGCTTCGCACCTGTCCCCGCCAGCTCGCGCGCCAGGATTTCCGTATCACCGATGATTTCCACGCCGCAGGCGAGAGCTTTCTTTACGCTCCAGTGCGGTTCGGGGTGGGTGAGCGGCACGCCAGGTGACAGGACGAAACTGTCCAGCGTCGTAAAATCGACACCATGCAGATTGACCACCGGCAGTCCCTGCTCCTTTGCCATGTCGGACGCAGCAGGTGCATCGTCCCATGCCAGCACCTCAGCACCACCGCGCACAAGGGCATCGACAGTGGCGTTACCACTGCGGCCCAGGCCGAATACGCCGACCCTTTTGCCTTTAAAGCTGTGCGCTGCGATAGTCATTGTGTCAGGTAGCCTCTAGCGCAACTTCAAGGTGGCAAGGCCGATAAGCGCCAGAACCACTGAAATGATCCAGAAGCGGATCACGATAGTCGGTTCCTTCCAGCCCTTCTGCTCGAAGTGATGATGCAGCGGCGCCATTGCGAACACCCGCTTGCCGGTAAGCTTGAACGATGCCACCTGCACGATCACTGAAACGGTTTCCAGCACGAACAGGCCACCGATAATGGCCAGGACGATTTCATGCTTCGCCGCCACGGCAATGGCGCCCAGCGTACCGCCGAGAGACAGGGACCCCGTATCGCCCATGAAGATCATGGCAGGTGGAGCGTTGAACCATAAGAATCCAAGGCCGGCCCCGATCAGGGCGCCGCACAGAACCGCCAGTTCACCGGTGCCTCGAATATAGTGGATCTGCAGGTAGTCGGCGAACTTCACATTACCGGCAAGATACACGATGACGCCAAAACTGGCGGCGGCAATCATCACCGGCACGATGGCCAGTCCGTCGAGACCGTCGGTCAGGTTCACAGCGTTACCGGCACCAACCACCACCACCATGCCAAACAGCACGAACACCGCACCCAGTTGGATCAGCGTATCCTTCAGGAACGGCAGTGCCAGGGCATTGGACAGCTTGTCATCGCCCAGCGCGGTGAACATCCACACCGCAAATCCGGCAATCACGAATTCCAGCGCCAATCTCATGCGCCCTGAAAAACCGCCGACGGCAGCGCGGGTCACTTTCAGATAGTCGTCATAAAAGCCAATCGCGCCGAAGCCCAGGGTGACGAACAAGACCGACCATACATAAAGATTGTTGAGGTCGGCCCACAGCAGCGTCGAGATCACGATGCCGGCCAGAATCATCAATCCGCCCATGGTGGGAGTGCCCTGTTTTTCAATAATGTGCCGGGCCGGGCCGTCTTCGCGGATCGGCTGGCCCCTGCCCTGTTTCAAGCGCAGGTTGGAGATCAGCCAGGGGCCGAACATGAACACCAGAAACAGGGATGTCATCAGCGCCCCACCGGTTCTGAAAGTGATGTAGCGGAACACGTTCAACCCGGAAATCTGGTCACTTAGTTCGAGAGATAGATAGTAGAACATGAGTATTCCCCTCCAGAAGCTCAGCCTCCGGATGTGCCCCTGTATTGTTTGATTACTGCATCAACCACCGGTGCCATGCGCGACCCCAGCGACCCCTTTATCATGATAACGTCGTTGGCTTGTATGGACTCAAGCAGCGGTGCGATCAGGTCCTGCGATGACGGTGCATACGCACCACGCGCCGCAACCGGCAACTTCTGCCAGAGAGCGTTCATGGCGGGACCGCAGGCAAACACTTGATCAACTTCAGCAGTTTGCAGCGGATCAACCAGTTCACCGTGAAGGCGATCCGAATGATCACCAAGTTCCAGCATGTCGCCCAATACGGCAATCCGCCGTCCGCGCCCGGACGGCTGCGAGGCGCCAAGCATCTCCAGCGCTGCGCGCATGGACGCCGGGTTGGCATTGTAGCTTTCGTCGATAACCGTGACATGGGACCCGTCCCTGCTCAGCTTGTGGCGCACGCCACGCCCTGACGGCGGGGTAATGTTGGCCAGAGCCAGTGCGCATTTCGCAAGATCAGCGCCCGCCGCCTCACAGGCAGCCAGGACGGCAAGAGAATTCAAGACCACATGCTTGCCGGCGGCACCCAGTTTGTAGGTGACCTGCTGGCCGCGTACATCTGCCGTGACGCATGAGCAGGTGTCGTGCAGGGTCACCTGTTTCAGTGCAATGTGCGATCCGTCCTTTTCGCCAAAGCTGCGAATGTCCGTGATGTCCTGTTCATGTGCAGCATCGCGCAGCAGATCAAAAAACTCGGTGTCGTGATTGATGATGGCCACACCGCCTGTAACCAAGCCGGTAAAGATTTCTGCCTTGGCCCGCGCAATGTCGGACAGCGACGCAAAGTGCCCAAGATGGCTTTCCGCAATCGCCGTGACGATTGCGGTGTGCGGGCGCACCATGTCGATCAGCGTTTCGATTTCACCGGCATGATTCATGCCGACCTCGAACACACCAAACTCGGCAGTGCGCGAAAACCGCGCCAGGGTAAGCGGCACACCCCACTGATTGTTGAACGACGAAACCGACGCGTGGGTTTCTCCGCATGATGCCAGAGCAACCTTGAGGGCGTCCTTTGTGGTTGTCTTGCCGACTGAGCCGGTAACCGCGATGACATGCGCACTGCTGCGCGTCCGCGCCGCCCGTCCCAGTGCCTCAAGAGCCGCCAGCGCATCATCCACGACGAGCACCGGGCCAGCATCCCGCATGGCACTGTCGGGCCGCGAGACGATGGCTACGCCGGCACCGGCCTTGAGTGCGTTGGCCGCATATTCATGGCCATCGGTGCGCTCCCCCTTGATGGCAACGAAGATATCACCTGCGCTGATGGCGCGACTGTCTATCGCAACACCGTCCAGCGCCTCGGTTACCTCGCCGTCAAGGTGTCCGCCGGTGGCCTCGACAACCTCATCGATGGTCCACAAGGGTTGATCAGCCATTGGCAACCCTCCCCGCTACACAGGCCAGAACAGCTTCCTGGTCTGAGAACGGAATGACCTTCTTGCCGACGGTCTGGCCGGTCTCATGACCCTTGCCGGCAACAACCAGCACATCGCCTGAAGCCAGGTTGTCTACGCCATGTTGAATAGCCTGGGCCCGGTCCCCTATCTCGATCCCGTCCGGACATGCGGCCATGATGGCCTTGCGGATCAGGGCGGGGTCTTCGGTGCGCGGATTGTCATCGGTTACAATGGCAATATCGGCATGTTCGCAGACAACCTTGCCCATTTCGGGCCGCTTGCCCGGATCGCGATCACCGCCAGCCCCGAACACCACCTGCAGCCTGCCGGTCGCATATGGACGCAGGGACTTGAGCACATGCTCGAGTGCATCAGGGGTATGGGCGAAGTCCACGAAAACCGGCGCTCCGGCATGTGTCGTTGCGACCAGTTCGAGCCTGCCGGATGCGCCCTGAAGCTGCTCCAGGGCCCTTATCGCATGGGGTTCCGAACCTCCTGCGGCAACCACCAGGCCAACCGCCATAAGCGCATTCTCGGCCTGGAAATCCCCAACCAGCGGCAGGTAAACATTATACCCGCCCTCCTGCCCCTTGATCTCGAGCAACTGACCAAACCCTTGCTGTGTCGCCGAAACCAGCTTCAGGCCGGTTCCCTTGCGCCCGACGCTGGACACCACCAGGCCACGCGACGTGCAGCGCGCCATGATGTCTTTCGCTTCAGGCATATCCGAATTGACAATGGCAGTAGCACCTTCGCTGAGCACCTCTTCGAACAACATCATCTTTGCATCAAGATAGGCCTCGAAGGTCTTGTGGTAGTCCAGGTGGTCCCGCGTCAGGTTGGTGAACCCGGCAGCGGCGAACCGTGCGCCATGCAAACGATATTGTGCCAGGCCGTGGCTGGACGCCTCCAGTGCAACATGGCTTACCTGTTGGGCTGCGAGTTCAGCCAGAGCAGCATGAATCTCGACAGGGTCCGGTGTGGTATGAACGAGTTTCCGCGTACCGCCGGGCGAAACGATACCGACCGTGCCTATACTGGCGGCTGACAGTCCGAGCACCGCCCAGATCTGGCGCACGAACGACGCTACCGATGTCTTGCCATTGGTACCGGTGACCGCAACCATGACGTCCGGCTGGCGGACATAAAAACGAGCCGCCATGCGAGCGAAAACAAGCCGTGGATTATCGCATACAACCACCGGTACGGCCAGGCCGTCCGGCAGCTCCGCATCGCGACCGGTAACAATCGCAACCGCGCCGTTATCAATCGCACTTTGCACATAGCTTGCGCCGTCGGCTTCGACACCGGCAAGCGCGGCAAACACCTCGCCCTGCTTGATCAGACGGCTGTCGCTGTTCAATCCGGAAACTATTACGTCGCCGGAGCCGTCGGGAATCTCGGCAATGGAATGCATCAGGCTGGACAGTGTCATGCTCATTGGCCGGCACCTGCAAGGCTGGCCTGCGTATCGGCTTTTTTGCGTTCTTTCAGAACCCGGGTCTTGTATTTTTTCAGTTTTCCCGACGAGGTCTCATCAAACTTCGGCATCACCCCCAGAAGCGGGGCAATCCGCGCAATGACCTTGCCGGCGGTCGGTACCGCATTCCAGCCGGACGTAGCATAACCATGGGTTTCCGGCAGCGGCTTTGGTTCATCCAGCATGATCAGGATTACAAATTTCGGATCATCCATGGGAAATGCACCGACGAAGGAGTTCAACCGGTGGTTCTTGGAATACCTGCCGTTGACCACCTTTTCGGCAGTCCCCGTCTTGCCGCCAACGCGGAAGCCCGGCACCCCGGCCTTGCCGGCGGTACCCTTGTCTACATTGAGCTTGAACAAATAGCGCATGTCCGCGCTGGTGGACGGTTTAATCACTTGTTGAGCAAGGGCCTCGGCGGTTTCTGCATCGCGGCGCAGCAACGTAGGCGGTATTAGCTTACCGCCGTTGAGCAAAGCTGCTGCGACTGTGGCACCCTGCAACGGTTGTACGGCAAATCCGTGACCAAAAGACGCCGTGACGGTTACCAGCTTACCCCATTTCTTGGGCAATAACGGCTTGGCCGCCTCAGGCAGTTCGGTAGTCAAACGGTCGAAAAACCCCATCTTGCGCAGGAAAGCCTGGTGACCGTCCAGACCGACATCCAGCGCCATTTTTCCGGTGCCTATGTTTGACGAAAACATGAAGATTTCCGGCACACTCAGAATACGCCGCTTGGCATGGAAATCGTTGATGCGGGCGCGGCCGATCACCAGCGGGTAACGGGCGTCATACCGCGAATTAAGCGTCGCGGTACCGGCGTCGAGAGCCATGGCGAAGGTGACCGCCTTGACGATCGATCCCAGTTCAAACACACCGGCTGTCACGCGATTGACGTTCTCGCTCTTGAGCGCGTCCTTGGGATTGTTGGGACTGTAATCCGGCAGGGAAACCAGCGACAATACCTCACCGGTATCGGACCTGAGCACGATGCCGGCTGCGGCCTTGGCGCTGAACTTGGTGATGGACTTGCGCAACTCGTCGGTGACCGCATGCTGGACACGGACATCAATCGAGGTTTGCGCCGGCATGCTGGCGGCACGTTCCGTCTCGGCAAGTGAAGCCGTGTAGAGAGCACCCTGGTCATCAAGGAACTTCTCGAGGCCTGCAATTCCGTGCGAGTCTACGTCAACGGAACCCAGGACATGGGATGCCAGCTTGCCCATCGGGTAGATGCGGCGGGTTTCCGCCCGGAAACCAACCCCGGGTATGCCCATATTGTGGATCAGCTCACGCTGGCCGGGAGAGACCTCGCGCTTGATCCAGACAAACCGCCGTTTGCGTTTGTCCAGCTTGCGGCGCAGGTCTTTCGCATTCAGTTCAGGCAAGGCGCCCGTCAACAGCTCAACGGCTTCATCGACGTCGATCATCTTGGCTGGGTCAGCATACAGTGATGACACCGGAATATCGGTTGCCAGCACATTGCCGTGCCGGTCGGTTATGTCGGGCCGCGGAATGCGCACCTTGGCATCGAATTGCGCTGTCCGGTTGACCTGCCCGCCCTCAACCAATGTCAGCCATCCAAGCTTGCCGACCAGTACCGCAAATCCCAGTGCAAAGCCTGCCACCACCAGCCGCAGCCGCTTGTGGCCGCGAAAGGTAAAGTCTGCCTGGCTGGTATCGATTGGGTTTGCTCTGGTCATTGCATCATCCGCAACAGGTCTGCCATGGGATCATCGGAGGCCGGAGTCTTGTCCGGTTCATGCGCCGGTGCAGCTGGCAGCTTTGCCGCCAGTCCGTTCAGTTCAACCAGTTGGTCAGGCAGTACAGGCGCGAGCTCCAGATGGTTCCTGGCAAGCTGCTCCAGCCGTTGCGGCCGGGTCAGCATGCTCCACTCGGCATTCAACAGCCCGATAAATTCATATTCGCTTTCGATACCTTTATCGACGCGTGCGATCTCTCTTTCAACCGAGCGGGTCCGGTGTTCAAGGGTGTACAGTGCAAAGCCTGCTGCCAGCACACAGACAACCAGTATGACATTGAGCAATCTCAGCACAGCGTCACCTCGCGTCCGAAATCCTCAAGCGCAAACGGGTGCGGCTCGGCTTCGGTGCGCCTGCCGGCACGAAGCCGCGCAGATCGTGCCCGCGGGTTTGAGGCAGTTTCGCTCTCGTCGGCAACCACGCCGCCACGGGCCAGATCCTCAAAAGACGGATCCGGTTCCGCGACCTGGGGCGCATGGCGCGAGGCTCGCGCGGCGCGCCCCGACCTTTGGTGCAGGAAGCGCTTCACGATCCGGTCCTCAAGGGAATGGAATGTCACAATCGCCAGCCGGCCACCGGGCGCCAGCAACCGTTCAGCTGCTGCAAGTGCTTCAGCCAGTTCTCTCAGTTCCGCATTCACATAGATGCGCAAGGCCTGAAATGTGCGGGTCGCCGGGTGGATGGACGGTCCCTTGAATTTAGGCGGACGGCCAAGCGTTGCCTCGATCAGTGCCGCGAGATCAAGCGTCCGGGTGAAAGGTTCCAGCTTGCGTCGTTTGGTAATTGCTTTTGCAATGGCGAAAGCGCGTTTTTCCTCGCCGAGGACCCCGATGATGTGGCGCAAATCGCGTTCTTCGAACTCGTTGACGACATCTGCCGCGCTGGTGCCCTGCTGCTCCATGCGCATATCCAGAGGCCCGTCCCGCATGAAGGAGAACCCGCGTTCGCCCTGATCCAGTTGCATGGATGACACACCGACATCCAGGACAATACCGTCCACATTGGCCAGTCCGGCATCTGCCGCGATTTGCTCCATCTGCGAAAACCGGCCCTGCACCAGTGTCAGCCGGTCGGCGGAGCTCTGAACCAGCCAGTCACCGGCTGCAATTGCGTTCGGGTCGCGGTCTATGGCGATAACCCTGCAGGACGCGGCATCGAGCACGGCCCTGGTGTAGCCGCCTGCCCCGAAAGTGCCGTCGACAAAGACTTCACCATGCGCCGGGCACAGCACATCCATCACCGGGCCAAGCAGCACAGGTATATGGAGATCTGGCGTATGATCGCCTGAACGGGTCATGGTTGTAATGCGGCTCCACCTGACGAACGGCCCTGAAGGCGCGTCCATCGCCAAAATCTTAACAAGCGTTAGGACTTTGGAGCCGGGATACTTAACAAACCGTTGATTTCATGCCTCGTTTTGCACCCGGAGGGCAAATTTCGCCGTTTGGTACATCTTCCACGGACAAGACACCGGAATAAAACAGGCAAAACGCGGCAACATCCTGACCCGGGTGGCGATGATTCCCTGCAATGCCTGTTTTTCCTGCGCTACGGCAATGGTTTCCCGGTTTATTGGAATTCCGGCCTTGAGGTTGTATACTCGGTTGAGCGATTTGCGAGGCAGCCCGGATCCGGGTCGCTTCGTTGACAGATACACCCGCCCAGGAGGAAATCGATATGAAATCAAGAAAGCTACTCACACTGTGCTGCGCCGCCGCCATGTCTGCCTGCAGTTCGGCCGCTTTTGCTGCGGATGTCGTGATCGGTGTTCCCAACTGGCCGTCCGTTCAGGCAACGGCTCACGTTTTGAAAGTCGCCATGGAAAACAAACTCGGTATTGAGGTCGAGCTGAAGAACGGGTCCAACAAGGCAGTGTTCGACGCAATGGACGCCGGTTCAATCCATGTGCATCCGGAAGCCTGGCTGCCGAACCTGGACCACCTCAAGCGCCAGTATGTCGACGGCAAGAAGTCCATCAAGATGACAGGGAACGCGGCCACCGGCGAACAGGGCATGTGCGTGACCAAGGGAACCGCGGAAAGAACCGGAATCACGGACATCAAGCAACTGAGAGAGCCGGAGATGGCCAAGAAGTTTGATACCGATGGTGACGGCAAAGGCGAGGTCTGGATAGGCGCGCCAGGATGGGGATCGACACCCATCGAGCAGATACGCGCGCGCTCCTACGGGTACGACAAGACATTGGACCTGAAGATCATGGAGGAAGCCGCTGCCCTGGAAACAGTGAACAACGCGGTGAAGGAGAAAAAGGACATCGTCTTTTTCTGCTACACCCCGCATTACATGTTTGCGGCAAATGAACTGGTGCTCCTAAAAGAACCGGCTCACGACCCGAACCAGTGGGTCATCGTGCCGCCATCGCCCACACCGGGCTGGCTGGAAAAATCGTCCGCAGCGGTTGCCTGGGATACCGCAACACTTCATGTCAGCTACGCCACTGCACTTGAACAGGCACAGCCCAAGGCCGCGGCCATGCTGTCCAAGGTGAAACTGGACACCGAAACCCTGACCAAGATGACCTTCGCGCTGGAGGTCGAAAAGCAGGAACCGGCCGCGTTTGCAGCCAAGTGGGTCGAGGAAAACAAGGCGACCGTCGACAGCTGGTTCCAGTAACCGTTGAAGCCAGAATCGGGGAATGGTGAAAATCGGCGGCCGGGTTCGCCTCGTCACCATCCCCGACGAATTGCCACCGGATGATGAGGCCGGCAGGCTGGAAGTCAGTGAGATGAACGGGCAACCGGCCTACATGGACCAAGCCCGGTTTGAGCCGTCTTGCCTGCTCGTGGTGACGTGAAAACGGCCCCTGTTTCGGGGCCGTTTTCAGTTTATCAAAGCACAGTGACTGGCCCGGCACTCAGCGCCGGTTGCCACCCGGCCGGCGGTTCTGACCCTGTCCAGGAGGCGGCGGGCTGCCTGATTTGGTGTCCTTGTGCCGGAAAGTAATGCGGCCCTTGTCGAGATCGTAAGGGGTCATCTCCACCGTCACCCGGTCACCTGCAATGGTGCGAATCCTGAACTTCTTCATCTTGCCGGCAGTGTAGGCGATGATCTCGTGATCATTCTCGAGTTTAACCCGAAAGCGCGAGTCTGGCAGGACCTCGGTAACGATACCTTCAAACTCGAGCACTTCTTCTTTCGACATAAAAACCTATTCCCTCGCGGTGTCTGTTGATGGATGCATACCCGTTTGCGCGCCAGCAATCAATTGCTCAAAAAACAAAAGCCGGACAAAGCCCGCATTTTTGCGCGCTTTTATCCGGCATCAGCCGAAACGGGCTTGCGGTTGCCTGCAATATCAGGCCCCGCTGCCCGAACCAGTTTCCCGACATCACCGCAGCCGGTCCGGTTCAACAGAACCCGCGCTGTTATGTCGTCAGTCAGTTTCAGGCCGGGCTGGTCAGCCCATCTGGATGTCGGTTGCCTGCTGACCTCTGCCGCGTGGATCATCTTCCACGACAAAGCTGACTTTATCGCCGTCAGCAAGTCCTTCCAGGCCTGAACGCTGGATGGCGGTGATGTGCACGAACACATCCTTGGAGCCATCTTCCGGTGCGATAAAGCCGAACCCTTTCTGGGTGTTGAAGAACTTGACGGTGCCGCTGACACGCATGGGGATATTCCTTTCCCGCTATCAATCTGGAATGACCAGTCCGGCTCAAAACTCAGTGCCGGTCTCCGGGCGTACTCGGGAAAGCAGTCGTGCCTCAAATCCAGGACAACGCAATTCTAATCCGATCGTCGCTGGACACATCCATTCCATATTCGATGTGCCGGTGACACCGATCATAGGGCAGAAACCGCCTCAGGGCAATTCAAACAGCAACCAAAAACTGCGGCGGTTCTGCCGTTTTTCTAAAATTGTCCGCGTAAGCACTTTCTGTACCTGTTCCAGGCGGCTTCCGTCTTCAGTTTGAAGGCCTGCTGCTTGTACCAGTGGCATTTTGCGTGAATGGTACTGCCCCGGGCATAGGCAGCATCGCTTGTGACAGCCGATACGCCAAGCATGGAAACGGCGTATATCAAGGTAGCGGCAACTGCATAACTTGCGATCTTCATGTTGATCTCTCCTTTAATGACTTTCTTTATACGGAGATCAGCGCTTCGCCGATCAGCCTGTTGCCGGAATTGATGCAGGCGAGGCCGGGACGAGGCAATTCAAACCGGCTCAAAAACATGTGCGGGAAAGTGACTGACACCAGCCGGCCTGTAAGCCGGGTTCTGTCCATGGCGCATGCTGCACCACTGGATGACCATTCATCTGGGATGTACGTTACCGCACACCTCTTGCGACCAACCCGGGCAGCGTTCCGGAAGAACACGAACCGGCTCGCCATTTAAGGCGCGCCTGCTGCCCCTATTTAGTCTTGCTCCCGGTGGGGTTTGCCGTGCCGCTTCCGTTACCGGACGCGCGGTGCGCTCTTACCGCACCCTTTCACCCTTACCTTCGCCCGTTGCCGGGCGTGAGGCGGTTTGCTTTCTGTGGCACTTTCCCTGGAGTCACCTCCGCCGGACGTTATCCGGCACCGTGTCTCCGTGGAGCCCGGACTTTCCTCACAACGCCCCCGGTCCCGAAGGGATCAGTAACATTGCGCGGTCATCCAGCCGACTGGTGTCAAGGTTTTCATCTAGCACACTTGTTGCGCACATGCACCGGCTTGTTGCGGCTCAGGCAGAACGGGCCGCCAGCACGGCCGCAAGCGTTGCAAGTGTCGACACATCCGCCCGCCCGTCACACAGCTCCGGTCGAAAATGCAGCTGGAAGGCCCGGACCACGGTTGCCGTCGCACCATCATAATCACCGGTCACATCGATGCCGTATCCAAAGGCTGCAAGGTTTTGCTGCAAGCTGCTGACATCAGCACCGACAGCGCCTTCCGCCAGCACCGGCCCGTCAGCAATCGCTGCAGGCGTCACCCACAAACCGATACCCCGGCTTGCCAACCGGGCCCACGGAAATTTTTCTCCCGGGTCAATCTTGCGCCCCGGTGCCACGTCCGAATGAGCCAGGACGTGCCGGGGCTCAATGGCGTGACGGGCGACAATGTCCTGCCCCAGGGCAATCACAGCCTCGATCTGGACATCTGGAAAATCATGATAGTTGTCACCATGGCCGGGATTGCAGATCTCGATGCCGACCGAGCGTGAGTTGATGTCACCGGCGCCTTCCCAGGATGACTTGCCGGCATGCCAGGCGCGTTTGTCTTCATCGACCATGTGCACGATGCCGCCATCCTGGCGCACCAGGTAATGACATGACACCTCGCGCTCGCCGTTTGTCAGTATCTCGATTGCAAATTCAGGTGTCGGCACGCCGGTATAATGCAGCAGCAGTATGTCCGGCCCGGCCACGCCGACGCGGTCGCTGAAATTGGTTGCCGGGATCAGTTCATGCGGCAGGCCGGTAACACTCATATACCACGCTCACGTTCGACCTGCCCCCAGGCCTCGGTGATACGGGCCAGCCGGGTTGTGGCGATTGCCACCGCTTCTTCGGGCATGCCGGCTGCAATATGACGGTCAGGATGGTTTTCCTTCACCAGCTTGCGGTAATGCGCCTTGAGGTCACCGTCGCTTGCTGCGCAGTCAATGCCGAGAATGCTGTAGGGATCGCTGTCGGTACCGCGAAGGTTTCGCGAGCGGATGCAGCCGAAGCGGTCTTCGAGGCCGAATATCTGAGATACTTCCTCCAGGAACGCCAGTTCCTGTTCACCAACGGCCCCGTCGGCACGCGCGATGTGAAACAGGCCGTCAACCAGGTC
Above is a window of Anderseniella sp. Alg231-50 DNA encoding:
- a CDS encoding TerB family tellurite resistance protein gives rise to the protein MTIWTTITEILQAVGDSVSEALSRIVGAPREKRDPQKSVAFTIGVIALSAKMAKADGLVSEAEIAAFREIFVIHPEETQNVARVFNLAKQEVTGFDSYARKIARLFSDQKDVLEDLVDGLFHIARADGAVGEQELAFLEEVSQIFGLEDRFGCIRSRNLRGTDSDPYSILGIDCAASDGDLKAHYRKLVKENHPDRHIAAGMPEEAVAIATTRLARITEAWGQVERERGI